The DNA window ATTGAGAAAAGGTGCGTGGACTCCTGAGGAAGACAACAAGTTAATCGCTTATGTAACTAGATATGGATCTTGGAATTGGCGACAACTACCTAAATTTGCAGGTATAAATAATAATTCATTCATGTGTGTATGTAGGTTGGTTTTCTTCTTAGAATGATATATGTTATATATCTTGGAATAATGTTTTCAGGTCTTAAAAGGTGTGGGAAGAGTTGTAGGCTAAGGTGGTTGAACTATCTAAGACCAGATATCAAAAGAGGAAACTTTACTCAACAAGAAGAAGATACTATTATCAAACTTCATCAAAAACTGGGTAATAGGTATCATCTATTATAAAATCTAACCCTTTTATACAAATGAACCCTAGACTTTTTGAAACCATTGGAAATCATCTATATATCATAATTCCacctattaatatttaaatttttttaagagaGTTTGTTTATTTTCAGTAATATAGTATTAGGGCTTTTTATAATCattatacaattttattataCAGATGGATTGTGATTGCTGCAAATTTACCTGGAAGAACAGATAACGAGATAAAGAATCATTGGCACACAAACTTGAAAAAgcgttttataaaaaataaaaagtcggACACTAATAATAGAGCAGGAAACTCCAAAGAAACAAGTTC is part of the Vicia villosa cultivar HV-30 ecotype Madison, WI linkage group LG2, Vvil1.0, whole genome shotgun sequence genome and encodes:
- the LOC131653733 gene encoding transcription factor MYB14-like, whose translation is MGRSPCCDKTGLRKGAWTPEEDNKLIAYVTRYGSWNWRQLPKFAGLKRCGKSCRLRWLNYLRPDIKRGNFTQQEEDTIIKLHQKLGNRWIVIAANLPGRTDNEIKNHWHTNLKKRFIKNKKSDTNNRAGNSKETSSDNPTMEEDNKHEGVFENSCGGPNSTSPSSSIPSSSGTMDTPTTTEISYENHLLDELPLLDAYMDVLNDNFWTEPYMIDNSYVPPTEDATLLPVWCEQGYFGSMYDEQLWSHGE